One genomic window of Musa acuminata AAA Group cultivar baxijiao unplaced genomic scaffold, Cavendish_Baxijiao_AAA HiC_scaffold_1137, whole genome shotgun sequence includes the following:
- the LOC135671016 gene encoding enoyl-CoA delta isomerase 1, peroxisomal-like, protein MAEMCRVEKRGRVYLLTLAGTDEHRLNPALLDAIRSALAGVRSDAAASGGSAALVVAAEGKFFSNGFDLAWARVSPSDRAPLMAPALQRTIADLLSLPMPTIAAVTGHAAAAGCFLVLSHDYVVMRADRGFLYMSEIDIGLPITENIMAVMRAKIADPRTRRDLLLRGKRMTAAEAAARGIVVRAVEGAAETVEAAVAMGEELAARNWDGEVYASIRKGVFREACRGIGVAVEEEEAEMKKAASKL, encoded by the coding sequence ATGGCGGAAATGTGCAGAGTGGAGAAGCGTGGGCGGGTGTACCTCCTCACCCTCGCCGGCACCGACGAGCACCGCCTCAACCCCGCCCTCCTCGACGCCATCCGCTCCGCCCTCGCCGGCGTCCGCTCAGACGCCGCGGCGTCGGGCGGATCCGCCGCCCTCGTCGTCGCCGCCGAGGGCAAGTTCTTCTCCAACGGCTTCGACCTCGCCTGGGCCAGGGTCTCCCCCTCCGACCGCGCCCCGCTGATGGCCCCCGCCCTGCAACGCACCATCGCCGACCTCCTCTCCCTCCCCATGCCCACCATCGCCGCCGTCACCGgccacgccgccgccgccgggtgCTTCCTCGTGCTGAGCCACGACTATGTGGTCATGCGGGCCGACCGGGGGTTCCTCTACATGAGCGAGATCGACATCGGGTTGCCGATCACGGAGAACATCATGGCCGTGATGAGGGCCAAGATCGCCGACCCGAGGACGCGCCGGGACTTGCTGCTGCGGGGGAAGAGGATGACGGCGGCGGAAGCGGCGGCGAGGGGGATCGTCGTTcgggcggtggaaggggctgcggagACGGTGGAGGCGGCGGTGGCGATGGGGGAGGAACTGGCGGCCAGGAATTGGGACGGCGAGGTGTACGCCTCGATAAGGAAGGGGGTGTTTCGTGAGGCATGCAGAGGGATCGGGGtagcggtggaggaagaggaggcggagaTGAAGAAGGCAGCCTCCAAGCTCTGA